In Cedecea neteri, a single genomic region encodes these proteins:
- a CDS encoding YchE family NAAT transporter, giving the protein MAQSFFDLPTYIKFFIGMFALVNPVGIIPVFISMTSYQSAAARNKTNLTANLSVAIILWTSLFLGDGILQVFGISIDSFRIAGGILVVTIAMSMISGKLGEDKQNKQEKSESAIRESVGVVPLALPLMAGPGAISSTIVWGSRYHSWGHLLGFSLAIALFAFCCWLLFRIAPWLVRMLGQTGINVITRIMGLLLMSLGIEFIVTGVRAIFPGLIS; this is encoded by the coding sequence GTGGCTCAATCCTTTTTCGACCTGCCAACCTATATTAAGTTCTTTATCGGGATGTTTGCCCTGGTCAACCCGGTAGGGATCATTCCCGTATTTATTAGTATGACCAGTTACCAGAGCGCCGCAGCAAGAAATAAAACCAACCTCACGGCCAACCTGTCGGTGGCGATTATTCTCTGGACCTCACTTTTTTTGGGTGACGGTATTCTGCAAGTTTTTGGTATTTCAATCGATTCATTCCGTATTGCCGGCGGTATTCTTGTGGTGACCATCGCTATGTCAATGATCAGCGGCAAGTTGGGTGAAGATAAACAGAACAAACAGGAGAAGTCGGAGAGCGCAATTCGCGAAAGTGTGGGGGTTGTTCCTCTCGCATTGCCGTTGATGGCGGGGCCGGGTGCAATCAGTTCAACGATTGTCTGGGGAAGTCGCTATCACAGCTGGGGCCATCTGCTGGGTTTCTCCCTTGCCATTGCGCTGTTTGCCTTTTGCTGTTGGCTGCTGTTCCGTATTGCACCGTGGCTGGTCCGCATGCTGGGGCAAACCGGGATCAACGTGATCACCCGTATCATGGGCCTGCTTCTGATGTCTCTGGGGATTGAGTTTATTGTCACCGGCGTCAGGGCTATCTTCCCAGGCTTGATAAGTTAA
- the oppA gene encoding oligopeptide ABC transporter substrate-binding protein OppA: MTNITKKSLIAAGILTALIAGNVAMAADVPAGVQLAEKQDLVRNNGSEPQSLDPHKIEGVPESNISRDLFEGLLVSDLQGHPSPGVAESWDNKDFKVWTFHLRKDAKWSNGEPVTAQDFVYSWQRLADPKTASPYSSYLQYGHLTNIDDIIAGKKPTSDLGVKAIDDHTLEVTLSEPVPYFYKLLVHPSVSPVPKATVEKFGDKWTQPANIVTNGAYKLKDWVVNERIVLVRNTNYWNNAKTVINQVTYLPISSEVTDVNRYRSGEIDMTYNNLPIELFQKLKKEIPTEVHADPYLCTYYYEINNQKAPFTDPRVRAALKLGLDRDIIVNKVKNQGDLPAYGYTPPYTDGAKLTPPEWFTWSQDKRNEEARKLLAEAGYTKDKPLTFNLLYNTSDLHKKLAIAVASIWQKNLGVNVKLENQEWKTFLDTRHQGTFDVARAGWCADYNEPTSFLNTMLSDSSNNTAHYKSPAFDKIIADTLKVTDEAQRTALYEKAEQQLDKDSAIVPVYYYVNARLVKPWVGGYTGKDPMDNVYVRDLYIIKH, encoded by the coding sequence ATGACAAATATCACTAAAAAAAGCCTGATTGCAGCGGGCATTTTAACTGCGCTGATTGCTGGCAATGTCGCGATGGCGGCAGATGTTCCGGCGGGTGTGCAATTGGCAGAGAAACAAGATCTGGTTCGTAACAACGGCTCAGAACCTCAATCTCTTGATCCGCACAAAATCGAAGGTGTGCCGGAGTCCAATATCAGCCGTGACCTGTTTGAAGGTCTGCTGGTAAGCGATCTGCAGGGCCACCCGTCTCCGGGCGTCGCAGAGTCCTGGGACAATAAAGATTTTAAAGTCTGGACTTTCCACCTGCGTAAAGACGCGAAATGGTCCAACGGCGAGCCTGTCACCGCGCAGGACTTTGTTTACAGCTGGCAGCGCCTGGCTGACCCGAAAACCGCCTCTCCTTATTCCAGCTACCTGCAGTACGGCCACCTGACCAATATCGACGATATCATTGCCGGTAAAAAACCGACCAGCGATCTGGGCGTGAAAGCCATCGATGACCACACTCTGGAAGTCACCCTGAGCGAGCCGGTGCCATACTTCTACAAACTGCTGGTTCACCCATCCGTTTCTCCGGTACCGAAAGCCACCGTTGAGAAATTCGGCGACAAGTGGACCCAGCCTGCCAACATCGTGACCAACGGTGCATACAAATTAAAAGATTGGGTGGTGAACGAGCGTATCGTTCTGGTGCGTAACACCAACTACTGGAATAACGCGAAAACCGTGATTAACCAGGTGACCTACCTGCCAATCTCTTCTGAAGTAACAGACGTTAACCGCTACCGCAGCGGTGAAATCGACATGACGTATAACAACCTGCCGATTGAACTGTTCCAGAAACTGAAAAAAGAAATTCCAACTGAAGTTCACGCCGATCCGTACCTGTGTACTTATTACTACGAGATCAACAACCAGAAAGCACCGTTTACCGATCCTCGCGTTCGTGCGGCTCTGAAACTGGGCCTGGATCGCGACATCATCGTGAACAAAGTGAAAAACCAGGGCGACCTGCCAGCTTATGGTTACACCCCGCCGTATACCGATGGCGCGAAGCTGACCCCGCCAGAGTGGTTCACCTGGTCTCAGGACAAGCGTAACGAAGAGGCCAGAAAACTGCTGGCTGAAGCAGGCTACACCAAAGACAAGCCGCTGACCTTCAACCTGCTGTACAACACTTCCGATCTGCACAAGAAGCTGGCTATCGCCGTGGCATCTATCTGGCAGAAAAACCTCGGCGTGAACGTCAAGCTGGAGAACCAGGAGTGGAAAACCTTCCTGGATACCCGTCACCAGGGGACCTTCGATGTGGCGCGTGCGGGCTGGTGTGCGGACTATAACGAACCGACTTCCTTCCTGAACACCATGCTGTCCGACAGCTCTAACAACACCGCGCACTATAAGAGCCCGGCGTTCGACAAGATTATTGCCGACACCCTGAAAGTGACCGACGAAGCCCAGCGTACCGCGCTGTATGAGAAAGCTGAGCAGCAGCTCGATAAAGACTCAGCCATTGTCCCGGTTTACTACTACGTTAACGCCCGTCTGGTTAAGCCGTGGGTGGGTGGTTACACCGGTAAAGACCCGATGGATAATGTCTACGTAAGAGACTTGTACATTATCAAACATTAA
- the oppB gene encoding oligopeptide ABC transporter permease OppB translates to MLKFILRRCLEAIPTLFILITISFFMMRLAPGSPFTGERTLPPEVMANIEAKYHLNDPITTQYFSYLKQLAHGDFGPSFKYKDYSVNDLVASSFPVSAKLGAAAFIFAIVLGVTAGVVAALNQNTKWDYTVMGFAMTGVVIPSFVVAPLLVLIFAITLKWLPGGGWNGGAPKYMILPMIALSLAYIASIARITRGSMIEVLHSNFIRTARAKGLPMRRIVLRHALKPALLPVLSYLGPAFVGIITGSMVIETIYGLPGIGQLFVNGALNRDYSLVLSLTILVGALTILFNAVVDVLYAVIDPKIRY, encoded by the coding sequence ATGTTGAAATTTATTCTACGTCGTTGTCTGGAAGCAATTCCGACACTCTTTATTCTTATCACTATTTCCTTCTTTATGATGCGTCTTGCACCGGGAAGTCCATTTACCGGCGAACGTACGCTGCCGCCAGAAGTCATGGCGAACATCGAAGCGAAGTATCACCTTAACGATCCGATCACCACGCAGTACTTCAGCTATTTAAAACAGCTGGCGCACGGGGACTTTGGGCCGTCATTTAAATACAAAGACTATTCGGTCAATGACCTGGTGGCGTCCAGCTTCCCGGTATCCGCAAAATTAGGCGCAGCTGCCTTCATCTTTGCCATTGTGCTGGGTGTAACGGCGGGCGTGGTTGCGGCGCTGAATCAAAACACCAAATGGGATTACACGGTAATGGGCTTTGCCATGACGGGGGTGGTTATCCCCAGCTTCGTGGTGGCGCCGTTGCTGGTACTGATATTTGCTATCACCCTTAAATGGCTGCCCGGTGGCGGCTGGAACGGGGGCGCACCGAAGTACATGATACTGCCGATGATCGCCCTGTCTTTGGCGTACATCGCGAGCATCGCGCGTATTACCCGCGGCTCGATGATTGAAGTCCTGCACTCTAACTTTATCCGCACCGCTCGCGCCAAAGGCCTGCCGATGCGTCGTATTGTGCTGCGCCATGCTCTGAAACCTGCGCTGCTGCCGGTCCTGTCATACCTCGGGCCAGCGTTTGTGGGGATTATCACGGGCTCTATGGTGATTGAAACAATTTATGGCTTGCCGGGCATTGGTCAGCTGTTTGTTAACGGGGCGCTGAACCGTGACTACTCACTGGTTCTCAGCCTGACCATTCTGGTCGGTGCGCTGACGATTCTGTTCAACGCGGTGGTTGACGTGCTGTATGCCGTTATCGACCCGAAAATCCGTTACTAA